A part of Perognathus longimembris pacificus isolate PPM17 chromosome 16, ASM2315922v1, whole genome shotgun sequence genomic DNA contains:
- the Uchl1 gene encoding ubiquitin carboxyl-terminal hydrolase isozyme L1, with product MQLKPMEINPEMLNKVLARLGVVGQWRFTDVLGLEEETLSSVPSPACALLLLFPLTAQHENFRKKQIEELKGQEVSPKVYFMKQTIGNSCGTIGLIHTVANNQDKMQFEDGSILKQFLSETEKMSPEDRAKCFEKNEAIQAAHDAVAQEGQCRVDDKVNFHFILFNNVDGHLYELDGRMPFPVDHGTSSEDSLLQDAAKVCREFTEREQGEVRFSAVALCKAA from the exons ATGCAGCTGAAGCCGATGGAGATCAACCCCGAG atgCTGAACAAA GTGTTGGCCCGGCTGGGGGTCGTCGGCCAGTGGCGTTTCACCGACGTgctggggctggaggaggagacGCTGAGCTCGGTGCCATCACCTGCCTGCGCCCTgctgcttctctttcctctcacGGCCCAG CATGAGAACTTTAGGAAAAAACAGATTGAAGAACTGAAGGGACAAGAAGTGAGTCCTAAAGTGTACTTCATGAAGCAGACCATTGGGAACTCCTGTGGTACGATTGGACTGATCCACACAGTGGCCAATAATCAAGACAAAATGCAGTTTG aggaTGGATCAATCCTGAAACAGTTTCTTTCTGAGACAGAGAAGATGTCCCCTGAAGACAGAGCTAAATGCTTTGAAAAGAATGAG GCCATCCAGGCAGCCCACGATGCCGTGGCACAGGAGGGCCAGTGTCGG GTAGATGACAAggtgaattttcattttattctgtttAACAATGTGGACGGCCATCTCTATGAGCTAG ATGGTCGAATGCCTTTTCCGGTGGACCATGGCACTAGTTCTGAGGACTCTCTGCTGCAG GATGCTGCCAAGGTCTGCAGAGAATTCACTGAGCGTGAACAAGGAGAGGTCCGCTTTTCTGCTGTGGCCCTCTGCAAGGCAGCCTAA